Proteins from one Fundidesulfovibrio magnetotacticus genomic window:
- a CDS encoding lipid A-modifier LpxR family protein — protein sequence MQPGGGVSAPASPSDPRLRQGIDFGVHVFVGAEGKAVARNIFLDGNTWQSSPSVTKKPFVADLMAGVGLVLGRAKLTYTHVYRTQEFEKQPGPQMLGSVSLAVTF from the coding sequence ATACAGCCCGGCGGCGGCGTGAGCGCGCCCGCAAGCCCGTCCGATCCGCGCCTGCGACAGGGCATCGACTTCGGCGTGCATGTTTTCGTTGGCGCCGAGGGCAAGGCGGTGGCCAGGAACATATTCCTGGACGGCAACACCTGGCAGAGCAGCCCGAGCGTGACGAAAAAGCCTTTCGTGGCCGATCTCATGGCGGGGGTGGGGCTGGTGCTGGGCCGGGCCAAGCTGACCTACACACACGTGTACAGGACGCAGGAGTTCGAGAAACAGCCCGGGCCGCAAATGCTCGGATCTGTGAGCCTGGCCGTTACGTTCTAG
- a CDS encoding GH36-type glycosyl hydrolase domain-containing protein yields the protein MRTALRGDQDTELLRSELFSIKQLERHAVMLAVQHRIAQKPGPDKLLPRLSDNAHVLLAAYDVVTASTTQGQRLVPAEAWLLDNFYLIEQQIVMARRHLPRGYSRQLPQLAEGASSGFPRIYALALELISHMDGRVDSDNAHQFIAAYQTVEPLKLDELWAFPIMLQLALLENIRRVGVRIARRREERDAAILWADRMLATAELEPKQLIQQLAKFANADVPLTAPFVEEFYARLQAQGSAMAFVQTWVEQKLREQGVTATQLSEAAGRTAAANQIAIANSIGSLRFIGAMDWRDYVEAQSVVERMLREDPAGMHALQDFSTRDRYRHVIEEVAKGSTRSEPEVARETIGLAKAAAQAFGTGDRTAHVGYYLIDKGHHVLESAVGFRPTLKSRLRATGQQLRLAVYLGSILVLMALAASTLFLSVSVLGPADWRYWLLAVASVFGVSTLAVSLVNLLVTLFLPPRGLPRMDFSKGIPSAHRTMVIVPTLLSTPQEIDELLEALEIRYLGNRDRNLFFALLSDYRDAPERTLPGDEELLAHARAAVQALNETYRDDRPCVFYLFHRPRVWNPYEQIWMGFERKRGKLEQFNSVLRGGDVAAFSEIVGDLGVLGSIKYVITLDTDTQLPRDTARTLIGNIAHPLNRPVYDAAKGRIVDGYAILQPRASISLTSAGHSLFTKLFAGESGIDPYSREVSDVYQDLFGEGSFIGKGIYDVDAFRQAVDGRFPENLILSHDLLESGYARSALVTDVDLIEEHPASYAIETSRRHRWIRGDWQLTGWLLPSVLGPPGPDGTKSRRQPNPLTALSVWKIFDNIRRSLVPPSLLAMLAGGWLLVPGSPWFWTLLVAGVVFLPDLLRAGIVLVRKPDDRNWLVHTALSGRAAGRPLTLALLTLAFLPYDALICVDAILRSGLRMLFTRRGLLLWHMPSYARRNARRTLAAFCVEMWAGPVLASALGFAVWTIHPAGLIFCAPVLLLWLLSPAVGWWISTPLLPPAQELNEEQRTFLRASARRTWRFFAEFVGPQDNWLPPDNFQEYPSAVIASRTSPTNMGMSLLSALAAYDFGYIPAGELLRLAGNTMSTMEQLERYRGHFYNWYDTRTLTPLRPQYVSSVDSGNLAGSLLTLQAGLAGLKDHPVLSPRAFHGLQDTVQVLSEYAPSSRIPELAKKIRLLQDTLQALTRDGLPRTLAAAYIALAEIRRHGEGLASSLPPTALDDELHYWANAFVQQAHTIEDDIRTLIADPQTAGDIPGLAELALGVIDPTRPAGLASQRAAALERLAIIDDLMERCRELSAMDFEFLYDTSRDLLTIGYDVGERRRDPSCYDLLASEARLTSFLLIAQGQIPQKHWFSLGRLLTSHGRDVSLISWSGSMFEYLMPQLVMPSYENTLLEQTCKAAVSRQIEYGRQRGVPWGISESCYNATDVLHVYQYRAFGVPGLGFKRGLGDDLVIAPYASALALMVLPREACRNLQTLATSEFQGAYGFYEAVDYTPSRVLRGKSHAVVRAFMAHHQGMSLLAFEHVLLGQPMQRRFMASPQVRATDLLLQERVPKKGATLHPHAAEVSAAARPTATEADAIMRVFTDPNTPMPEVHLLSNGRYHVMTTSAGGGYSRWHDLAVTRWREDATSDCWGAFIYLRDIDTGRYWSTAHQPTLRKADHYEATFVQGRAEYRRRDQAIETHTEISVSPEDDVEIRRVTLTNMSSRTRSIEVTSYAEVVLAPLNADLSHRAFSNLFVQTEILPDRQAILCTRRPRTPGEHLPLMFHLLAAPGATAGEPSFETDRARFIGRGRSAANPAALDDGSPVMLSNTGGSVLDPIVAIRRIITLAPDESASVQIISGVADTRDAALTVLEKYADRHFVERAFEMAWFQSQEVLRHLGATEADAQIFGRLATSVIYGSATRRAAPSVIARNQLGQAGLWRFAISGDLPIVLLRISDLNRIGLVKEVLQAHAYWRMKGLSSDLIILNEDFTSYRAVLQDQIMGFINAGPEAQVVDKPGGVFVRRAEELSEEDRVLFQTVARVVLTDSTESLSEQVERRVLADRVPKRLDPTLRRPLDPVHPLHARERIFCNGLGGFTPDGREYVITMEPGQTTPAPWANVIASPHIGTVVSESGSAYTWVENAHEFRLTTWHNDPLSDTSAEAFYIRDETTGAFWSPSPLPARGRSGYVCRHGFGYSVFEHYESGISSEMHTYVAMDAPVKFVVVKVRNHSKRSRRLSLTGYWELVLGEWRHANMMHVVTETDPHSGAMFARNAYGRECAHRVVFAHVSELSRSMTGSRTEFIGRNGSLNNPAAMNRRRLSGKTGASLDPCAAIQARIELAEGQEREIVFIFGAARHTDEAQHFIQRFSGPAGARQALEDVWSHWNRTLGAVHVETPDAALNVMANGWLVYQTLSCRLWGRSGYYQSGGAYGFRDQLQDTMALVHATPWLAREQLIRCAERQFLQGDVQHWWHPPGGQGVRTHFSDDYLWLAYVTCRYVLATGDTGVLDEQVHFLEGRELDPKEEAYFDQPQRSTEAASLYEHCVRALRHGLRFGDHHLPLMGCGDWNDGMNLVGHEGKGESVWLAWFLYENLQLFTGLARDRGDEIFAETFSRHASLLRTNIEANAWDGNWYRRAYFDDGTPLGSAENEECQIDSISQSWAVISGGGDPQRARQAMDAVDERLVRHDAKLIQLLAPPFDKSDIEPGYIKGYVPGVRENGGQYTHAAIWATTAFAMMGDKKRAWELFDMLSPVNHGSTAEDIERYKVEPYVMCADIYGAAPHTSRGGWTWYTGASGWMYRLSVETLLGLHLEVDTLRIAPCMPDHWDSYKMHYRFRETFYHITVRRVGGKAARVIRVTVDGAVTEDSGPARMEQMSGRIPLVDDHQDHHVEVEMA from the coding sequence ATGCGTACCGCGCTACGGGGCGACCAGGATACTGAGCTGCTGCGCTCGGAATTGTTCAGTATAAAGCAACTGGAGCGCCACGCCGTCATGCTAGCCGTCCAGCATCGAATCGCCCAGAAGCCTGGGCCCGACAAGCTGCTGCCACGGCTGTCGGACAACGCCCACGTCCTGCTGGCGGCCTATGACGTTGTTACGGCGTCCACGACGCAGGGGCAACGACTCGTCCCTGCGGAAGCCTGGCTGCTGGACAACTTCTATCTCATTGAACAGCAGATCGTCATGGCCCGCCGCCATCTCCCACGCGGATACAGCAGGCAGCTGCCGCAGCTGGCCGAAGGCGCATCGTCTGGCTTCCCGCGCATCTACGCCCTGGCCCTGGAGCTTATTTCGCACATGGATGGCCGCGTCGATAGCGACAACGCCCACCAGTTCATCGCGGCCTATCAGACCGTGGAGCCGCTCAAGCTGGATGAACTCTGGGCGTTCCCCATCATGCTGCAACTTGCGTTGCTGGAAAATATCCGGCGAGTCGGCGTTCGCATTGCTCGCAGGCGTGAAGAGCGCGACGCGGCCATCCTCTGGGCGGACCGCATGCTCGCCACCGCCGAGTTGGAACCGAAACAGCTTATCCAGCAGCTGGCCAAGTTCGCCAATGCAGATGTCCCCCTGACCGCTCCGTTCGTGGAAGAGTTCTATGCCCGGCTTCAGGCCCAGGGCTCCGCCATGGCCTTCGTGCAGACCTGGGTCGAGCAGAAGCTGCGAGAACAGGGAGTCACGGCGACCCAGTTGTCGGAAGCCGCCGGACGGACGGCTGCGGCCAACCAGATCGCCATCGCCAACAGCATCGGCAGCCTGCGCTTCATCGGCGCGATGGACTGGCGCGATTACGTCGAGGCGCAAAGCGTGGTCGAGCGGATGCTGCGCGAGGATCCGGCAGGGATGCACGCCCTCCAGGATTTTTCCACCCGCGACCGGTACCGCCACGTGATTGAGGAAGTGGCCAAGGGCAGCACCAGGAGCGAACCGGAGGTGGCGCGCGAAACGATCGGTCTCGCCAAGGCCGCTGCCCAGGCGTTTGGAACCGGGGATCGAACCGCGCACGTCGGGTACTACCTGATCGACAAGGGCCACCACGTGCTGGAAAGCGCGGTCGGCTTCCGGCCCACCTTGAAATCGCGCCTTCGCGCGACGGGCCAACAGCTCCGGCTTGCCGTCTACCTCGGCTCCATCCTGGTGCTCATGGCTTTGGCTGCCTCCACCTTGTTCCTCTCCGTGTCCGTACTCGGCCCGGCTGACTGGAGATACTGGCTGCTGGCGGTGGCCAGCGTGTTCGGCGTCTCCACATTGGCCGTCTCCCTGGTGAACCTGCTAGTCACGCTCTTCCTGCCCCCGCGCGGATTGCCGCGCATGGACTTTTCAAAGGGCATCCCATCTGCGCACCGCACCATGGTGATAGTACCCACCCTGCTCAGCACGCCCCAGGAAATCGATGAGCTCCTCGAAGCCCTGGAGATCCGCTACCTCGGCAACCGCGACCGCAACCTGTTCTTCGCCTTGCTGTCGGATTACCGAGACGCCCCCGAGCGCACCCTCCCCGGGGATGAAGAGCTGCTGGCGCACGCCCGCGCGGCAGTGCAGGCGCTCAACGAGACCTACCGGGACGACCGCCCCTGCGTCTTTTACCTGTTCCACCGGCCACGGGTCTGGAATCCGTACGAACAGATCTGGATGGGCTTTGAGCGCAAGCGCGGCAAGCTGGAGCAGTTCAACTCCGTGCTGCGCGGCGGCGACGTCGCCGCATTTTCCGAGATCGTTGGAGACTTGGGCGTGCTTGGCTCGATCAAATACGTCATCACCCTGGACACCGACACGCAACTGCCGCGCGACACGGCGCGCACGCTCATCGGCAACATCGCCCATCCTCTCAACAGGCCGGTGTACGACGCCGCGAAGGGGCGCATCGTCGACGGGTACGCCATCCTGCAACCCCGCGCTTCCATCAGCCTGACCAGCGCTGGGCATTCGCTGTTCACAAAGTTGTTCGCGGGCGAGTCCGGCATCGACCCCTATTCGCGCGAAGTGTCCGACGTCTATCAGGACCTCTTCGGGGAAGGATCGTTCATCGGCAAGGGCATCTATGATGTGGACGCCTTCCGCCAGGCCGTTGATGGCCGCTTTCCCGAGAACCTCATCCTCAGCCACGACCTGCTGGAAAGCGGCTATGCCCGCTCCGCCCTGGTGACCGATGTGGACCTCATCGAGGAGCATCCCGCCAGTTACGCCATCGAGACGAGCCGACGCCACAGGTGGATTCGTGGCGACTGGCAGCTCACCGGATGGCTGCTCCCGAGCGTGCTGGGTCCGCCGGGGCCGGATGGAACAAAATCAAGACGGCAGCCCAATCCGCTCACCGCCTTGTCGGTCTGGAAAATTTTCGACAACATCCGGCGCAGCCTTGTGCCGCCGTCGCTGTTGGCCATGCTGGCGGGCGGCTGGCTGCTCGTGCCGGGATCGCCGTGGTTCTGGACCCTGCTGGTGGCGGGCGTGGTGTTCCTGCCTGACCTGTTGCGGGCCGGTATCGTACTCGTCCGCAAGCCGGACGACCGCAACTGGCTGGTGCACACGGCGCTCTCAGGAAGAGCGGCCGGTCGTCCCTTGACGCTCGCCCTGCTGACGCTCGCCTTCCTGCCGTACGACGCGCTCATCTGCGTGGACGCGATCCTGCGCTCGGGTCTGCGCATGCTGTTCACCCGGCGGGGTTTGCTGCTGTGGCACATGCCCAGCTATGCCCGGCGCAACGCGCGCCGGACCCTGGCTGCGTTCTGTGTTGAGATGTGGGCCGGACCGGTTCTGGCATCGGCGTTGGGCTTCGCGGTATGGACCATCCACCCTGCAGGCTTGATCTTCTGCGCGCCGGTGCTGCTGCTGTGGCTGCTCTCTCCCGCCGTGGGCTGGTGGATCAGCACCCCTCTCCTGCCGCCTGCGCAGGAACTGAACGAGGAACAGAGGACATTCCTGCGGGCGTCCGCCAGGAGAACGTGGCGTTTCTTCGCCGAGTTCGTGGGGCCGCAGGACAACTGGCTCCCGCCCGACAACTTCCAGGAGTATCCCTCTGCGGTCATCGCCTCGCGCACCTCGCCCACGAACATGGGCATGTCCCTGCTGTCTGCTCTGGCCGCCTACGATTTCGGCTATATCCCCGCCGGAGAATTGTTGCGGCTGGCGGGCAACACCATGTCCACCATGGAGCAGCTGGAGCGCTATCGCGGCCATTTCTACAACTGGTACGACACCCGCACGCTGACGCCGCTTCGTCCGCAGTATGTCTCCTCGGTGGACAGCGGCAACCTGGCGGGCAGCCTGCTTACGTTGCAAGCGGGTCTTGCCGGACTGAAAGACCACCCTGTGCTCTCCCCGCGCGCGTTCCACGGACTTCAGGATACCGTACAAGTGCTGTCCGAATACGCGCCTTCCTCACGCATCCCCGAGCTCGCGAAGAAGATCAGGCTGCTTCAGGACACCCTGCAAGCACTCACGCGCGACGGCCTGCCGCGAACGCTGGCCGCTGCCTACATCGCCCTGGCCGAAATTCGCCGCCATGGCGAGGGGCTTGCTTCATCGCTGCCACCCACCGCACTCGATGACGAACTGCACTACTGGGCGAACGCGTTCGTCCAACAGGCCCACACGATTGAGGACGACATCAGGACGCTGATTGCTGATCCGCAGACGGCGGGCGACATTCCAGGACTGGCGGAGCTGGCCCTGGGTGTGATCGACCCCACGCGGCCAGCCGGGCTTGCATCACAGCGTGCAGCCGCGCTGGAGCGCCTGGCGATCATCGACGACCTGATGGAGCGTTGCCGGGAACTGTCCGCCATGGATTTCGAATTTCTCTACGACACGTCGCGCGACCTGCTGACCATCGGCTACGACGTGGGCGAACGCCGCCGCGACCCCTCCTGCTACGACCTGCTCGCCTCGGAGGCGCGCCTGACCAGCTTCCTGCTCATCGCGCAGGGGCAGATCCCGCAGAAACACTGGTTCTCGCTGGGGAGACTTCTCACCAGCCATGGCCGCGACGTGAGCCTTATCTCCTGGAGCGGCTCCATGTTCGAGTACCTCATGCCGCAGCTCGTCATGCCCAGTTACGAGAACACCCTGCTGGAGCAGACCTGTAAGGCCGCCGTGTCCCGCCAGATCGAATATGGCCGCCAGCGCGGCGTGCCCTGGGGAATTTCCGAATCCTGCTACAACGCCACGGACGTGCTCCACGTCTATCAGTACCGGGCCTTCGGCGTCCCCGGGCTTGGCTTCAAGCGCGGCCTGGGTGACGATCTGGTGATCGCACCCTACGCCAGCGCACTGGCCCTCATGGTCCTGCCGAGAGAGGCCTGCCGCAACCTTCAAACGCTGGCGACCAGCGAATTCCAGGGCGCGTATGGCTTCTACGAGGCCGTGGACTACACGCCGTCGCGCGTGCTGCGCGGCAAGAGCCACGCAGTGGTGCGCGCGTTCATGGCGCACCATCAGGGCATGAGCCTCCTGGCCTTCGAGCATGTCCTGCTGGGCCAACCCATGCAACGACGCTTCATGGCCTCCCCCCAGGTGCGGGCCACGGATTTGCTGTTGCAGGAGCGCGTGCCCAAGAAGGGGGCGACGCTTCACCCGCACGCAGCGGAAGTGAGCGCCGCCGCGCGCCCGACCGCAACGGAAGCGGACGCGATCATGCGCGTTTTCACAGACCCCAACACGCCGATGCCCGAAGTGCACCTGCTGTCCAACGGCAGATACCACGTGATGACAACCAGCGCAGGCGGAGGCTACAGCCGCTGGCACGATCTGGCCGTCACCCGCTGGCGCGAGGACGCCACCTCAGATTGCTGGGGCGCTTTCATCTACCTTCGCGATATCGACACGGGCCGCTACTGGTCCACCGCGCATCAGCCGACGCTGCGCAAGGCCGATCACTACGAGGCGACCTTCGTGCAGGGGCGGGCCGAATACCGCAGGCGCGACCAGGCCATCGAAACGCACACCGAGATCAGCGTTTCGCCGGAAGATGATGTGGAAATCCGCCGCGTCACGCTCACGAACATGTCCTCGCGCACCCGCAGCATCGAGGTGACCAGCTACGCCGAGGTCGTGCTGGCTCCGCTCAATGCGGACCTGTCCCATCGCGCCTTCAGCAACCTGTTCGTACAGACCGAGATCCTGCCCGACCGCCAGGCGATCCTCTGCACCCGGCGTCCCCGCACGCCGGGAGAGCACCTGCCGCTCATGTTCCACCTGTTGGCGGCGCCCGGCGCGACCGCAGGGGAGCCGTCCTTCGAGACCGACCGCGCCAGGTTCATCGGGCGGGGCCGCAGCGCCGCCAATCCGGCGGCGCTGGATGACGGCTCACCGGTAATGCTCTCCAACACCGGCGGGTCCGTGCTTGATCCTATCGTGGCGATCCGGCGCATCATCACCCTGGCTCCCGACGAATCGGCCAGCGTGCAGATCATTTCCGGCGTGGCCGACACGCGCGACGCGGCCCTGACGGTGCTCGAAAAGTATGCCGACCGGCACTTCGTGGAGCGCGCGTTTGAAATGGCCTGGTTTCAGAGTCAGGAGGTGCTGCGTCACCTGGGCGCGACCGAGGCCGACGCGCAGATCTTTGGCCGCCTGGCGACTTCCGTCATATACGGCAGCGCCACACGCCGCGCCGCCCCGAGCGTCATCGCGCGAAACCAGCTCGGCCAAGCCGGGTTGTGGCGCTTCGCCATCTCCGGCGACCTGCCCATCGTCCTTCTGCGCATAAGCGACCTGAACCGCATCGGGCTGGTCAAGGAAGTGCTTCAAGCCCACGCCTATTGGCGAATGAAAGGCCTGAGTTCGGACCTGATCATCCTGAACGAGGATTTCACAAGTTACCGCGCTGTTCTGCAGGACCAGATCATGGGGTTCATCAATGCGGGACCGGAGGCGCAGGTTGTCGACAAACCGGGCGGGGTCTTCGTGCGCCGGGCGGAGGAGCTCTCGGAAGAGGACCGCGTCCTGTTCCAGACCGTGGCCCGCGTCGTGCTGACAGATTCCACGGAATCCCTGTCCGAACAGGTGGAACGCCGCGTCCTGGCAGATCGGGTGCCGAAGAGGCTTGATCCCACGCTCCGACGGCCCCTCGACCCCGTCCACCCGCTGCACGCGCGCGAGCGCATCTTCTGCAACGGCCTGGGCGGCTTCACGCCGGACGGACGCGAGTACGTCATCACCATGGAGCCCGGCCAGACGACGCCCGCTCCATGGGCCAACGTCATCGCCAGCCCGCACATCGGCACGGTGGTCAGCGAAAGCGGGAGCGCATACACCTGGGTGGAAAACGCCCACGAGTTCCGCCTGACCACCTGGCACAACGATCCGCTCTCCGACACGAGCGCTGAAGCGTTCTACATCCGCGACGAAACTACCGGCGCGTTCTGGTCGCCAAGCCCCCTGCCAGCCCGTGGCCGGTCCGGCTACGTGTGCAGGCACGGGTTCGGCTACAGCGTCTTCGAACATTACGAATCCGGCATCTCCTCTGAGATGCATACATACGTGGCCATGGACGCTCCGGTGAAGTTCGTGGTGGTCAAGGTGCGCAACCACTCCAAGCGTTCTCGCCGGTTGTCGCTGACCGGATACTGGGAACTGGTCCTCGGCGAATGGCGACACGCCAACATGATGCACGTGGTCACCGAAACAGACCCGCACAGCGGGGCCATGTTCGCCCGCAACGCCTATGGCCGTGAATGCGCCCACCGGGTCGTCTTCGCCCATGTCAGCGAGCTCTCGCGCTCCATGACCGGAAGCAGGACCGAATTCATAGGCCGCAACGGGTCGCTGAACAACCCGGCGGCCATGAACCGCAGGCGGCTGTCGGGAAAGACCGGCGCAAGCCTCGACCCCTGCGCCGCCATTCAGGCCCGCATCGAGTTGGCCGAAGGCCAGGAGCGCGAGATCGTGTTCATCTTCGGAGCGGCGCGCCACACGGACGAGGCCCAGCACTTCATCCAGCGCTTCTCCGGACCTGCCGGCGCGCGCCAGGCCCTGGAGGACGTCTGGAGCCACTGGAACCGTACGCTGGGGGCGGTGCACGTGGAGACGCCAGATGCGGCGCTGAACGTGATGGCCAACGGCTGGCTGGTCTACCAGACGCTCTCGTGCAGGCTCTGGGGACGCAGCGGCTACTACCAGTCCGGCGGGGCCTACGGCTTCCGGGACCAGTTGCAGGACACCATGGCGCTTGTCCACGCCACGCCGTGGCTCGCCCGGGAGCAGCTGATCCGATGCGCGGAGCGCCAGTTCCTCCAGGGAGACGTGCAGCACTGGTGGCACCCGCCAGGCGGCCAGGGCGTTCGGACGCATTTCTCCGACGACTATCTGTGGCTCGCCTACGTAACCTGCCGCTACGTGCTGGCCACCGGCGACACGGGGGTGCTCGACGAACAGGTGCACTTCCTGGAAGGCCGCGAGCTCGACCCCAAGGAAGAAGCCTACTTCGACCAACCGCAACGCTCGACAGAGGCGGCAAGCCTCTATGAACACTGCGTGCGGGCGCTTCGGCACGGATTGCGCTTCGGCGACCACCATCTGCCCCTGATGGGCTGCGGCGACTGGAACGACGGCATGAACCTCGTTGGTCACGAGGGCAAGGGCGAGAGTGTCTGGCTGGCCTGGTTCCTCTACGAGAATCTTCAACTGTTCACAGGACTGGCCCGCGACAGGGGCGACGAGATATTTGCCGAAACATTCAGCAGGCATGCATCCCTCCTGCGCACCAACATCGAGGCAAACGCCTGGGATGGAAACTGGTACCGCCGGGCCTACTTCGACGACGGCACGCCACTGGGCTCTGCTGAGAACGAAGAGTGCCAGATAGATTCGATCAGCCAGAGCTGGGCGGTCATTTCAGGTGGAGGCGATCCCCAGCGCGCCCGCCAAGCCATGGACGCAGTGGATGAACGACTGGTGCGGCACGACGCGAAACTCATTCAGTTGCTCGCGCCGCCCTTCGACAAATCCGACATCGAACCCGGCTACATCAAGGGTTACGTGCCTGGCGTGCGCGAGAACGGCGGCCAGTACACCCACGCCGCCATCTGGGCGACCACCGCCTTCGCCATGATGGGCGACAAGAAGCGGGCCTGGGAGCTGTTCGACATGCTGAGCCCCGTCAATCACGGCAGCACTGCGGAGGACATCGAGCGCTATAAGGTTGAGCCGTACGTCATGTGCGCGGATATTTACGGCGCTGCCCCGCACACCAGCCGGGGCGGCTGGACATGGTACACCGGGGCCTCGGGCTGGATGTACCGCCTGAGCGTGGAGACGCTGCTCGGGCTGCATCTGGAAGTGGACACCCTGCGCATAGCGCCGTGCATGCCGGACCATTGGGATTCGTACAAAATGCACTACCGTTTCCGTGAGACATTCTACCATATCACGGTACGGCGTGTGGGCGGAAAAGCGGCCCGCGTGATTCGCGTCACTGTTGACGGCGCAGTGACAGAGGATTCCGGGCCTGCACGCATGGAGCAGATGTCCGGTCGGATTCCCCTTGTCGACGACCATCAGGACCACCACGTCGAAGTGGAGATGGCCTGA